The DNA segment GCAAGGTAAAAACGGATCTTCAATATCGACAACGGTAATTTCGTGCGGTTGATTGAATCCCTCGGCAATCGAATAGAAATGCACCGCACtgttgtacgcaatgaatccGACTTGGGCGCGAGCATCGCCAGGTAAATCTTCAAGATGATCGGCTAATTGCTGGCAGACAACATCCAAGTAACCGGATTGTTGGGCTATTTGTGATACGTCCAATAAGAACAGATATATGGCCGGTTGAGGCGGTCGTAGCTGTGCAAATTGTTTTggatgaaaaaattgaaaattggaacATTTACGCACCGAGCTTACCATATATTCGGATGGGGCAATGAATTCAATGGTGCTCGATTTCACTTCAGGCCTTCTAGTTACGTCTCCATATGATTTGCTAACCGGATCGTATTGAAATTCATCTGGTACTGTTGGAGAATCAACAATTGTACGGAAAGGAATTGGAATTGGCTAATTTTGGCTTACACTCATTGACACGATAACACAAATTGCATCTCCATTTTTTACTGTCCACAAACGAAACGAATGGATTAATGTAGGTCCTACAAGCTCGGCACCGAACAATAGTGGAACACTGAATCACAGgcaaattctagaaacaaaaattgtggcACAACGTTAATGACCGAGGTCTCACAGGCagttcaaaaatgattttacatttaaatctCTGAACGGATGAATCAAAATTCCCAATGGAAGCCTGGACTTCTGTAGCAGACTGTTGCTTTCCGGAATTTTGGTGATGGTGCACCGTAAAATGCTTCgaaagaaatttcattcgtaAACACATTGAATTGTTAGTCGATCGAAAGGGAACACTCACTCTGAACTACAGTTGACTGACTCGTAAAATTCGTGGCCTAGTTCAATAGCTGGTGGAACAACCTTTGATGTTGGGAGAATGTGACGCTGTTGCATTAGATCAACAGTCTCATGTCCCCACATTTTATTGAATCCTTGCTGCGTCACACCCATCGGATTCTGAGGATAATTCGATTGCTTGGCATTTTGATATTGAATCGGAGCATTGTTTGTTTGACCGGTAAACACGTTGCTTTGCTGCGACGGATAGGCATTTTGCATCGGAGGTGGCTGTTGTCTCtgttgttgtggttgttgttgatgttgcTGTTGCATTGGTGGAGCTGATGTCTGAGGTGGATACATGGGCCTTTTATTTGCGTTAGTTAAAGGTGGTCCCGCTGCTGAATTAGTTGTTGGTGGATAGAGTGGTGGAGCAGCGTTCGGTTGATTGTTATTCGGAAATTGATTGGGATACTGGGTCTGAGTTGCTGCTGGACCAGGCGGAATCATTTGATTCGTATGAGATTGACTGTATGGTTGCTGCGGCGGAGTTTGAATGTTCGAGTTGGGTGGTGTGGCCTGATTCAAATGATTATTCAACGGCGGCATCGATGGATATTGTTGCTTTTGAAGTTGCTGTGGCGGCATTTGTCCATTGATGTTTTGATGATATTGTAAATTTGGCGGCTTTTGCATGGTAGGACCCAAGGGTTGTTGATTCGACGAACCATTTACCGGAAATTCGGAATTAATTTTTGGTGGCATTCGCGACGCATTGAGAGGATTTACATTTCCGTTCACTAGATTTGGTGCATAGGGATTCGTTGCTACATTTCCACTATGCTGACCGTTCGTTATGTTCATATTCTGCATGTTCGTTGCTAAATTAGCTACGTTCGGATTCGCCACATTCTGACCGGATAAATTTTGTGTCGATCCATGTAACGATCCCGGCTGAGATGGTGGAAACAAATGCTGATTTTGACTAGACATCTGCGACGAACCGACGAATTGCTTAGATGGTTGGCTCGGTGGTAAATGCGCAGAATTTATGGATTGATTAAGTGCCGGTGATGCGGTCCGAGAGGACGAATTGCTTCCACCATTCACCAATAACGATTGTTGGCGATTTTGCGGAAACTGTTGTTGTATATATTGAGAGTTGAATTGTTGCGCTTGATTTTGTGGTGGCAGTTGCTGATGGGGCGGCAGCTTATTTTGCATTTGATGAGTCATTGGTGGCTGCGGCTGATATTGTCCAGTGATTGATGGAGGTTGAAATTTGTTGTATGAATCTAATT comes from the Bradysia coprophila strain Holo2 unplaced genomic scaffold, BU_Bcop_v1 contig_358, whole genome shotgun sequence genome and includes:
- the LOC119081655 gene encoding protein transport protein Sec24A — translated: MSFPSQPLPNGLPAATQLDSYNKFQPPSITGQYQPQPPMTHQMQNKLPPHQQLPPQNQAQQFNSQYIQQQFPQNRQQSLLVNGGSNSSSRTASPALNQSINSAHLPPSQPSKQFVGSSQMSSQNQHLFPPSQPGSLHGSTQNLSGQNVANPNVANLATNMQNMNITNGQHSGNVATNPYAPNLVNGNVNPLNASRMPPKINSEFPVNGSSNQQPLGPTMQKPPNLQYHQNINGQMPPQQLQKQQYPSMPPLNNHLNQATPPNSNIQTPPQQPYSQSHTNQMIPPGPAATQTQYPNQFPNNNQPNAAPPLYPPTTNSAAGPPLTNANKRPMYPPQTSAPPMQQQHQQQPQQQRQQPPPMQNAYPSQQSNVFTGQTNNAPIQYQNAKQSNYPQNPMGVTQQGFNKMWGHETVDLMQQRHILPTSKVVPPAIELGHEFYESVNCSSDILRCTITKIPESNSLLQKSRLPLGILIHPFRDLNNLPVIQCSTIVRCRACRTYINPFVSFVDSKKWRCNLCYRVNELPDEFQYDPVSKSYGDVTRRPEVKSSTIEFIAPSEYMLRPPQPAIYLFLLDVSQIAQQSGYLDVVCQQLADHLEDLPGDARAQVGFIAYNSAVHFYSIAEGFNQPHEITVVDIEDPFLPCPDNLLINLNECKELIKDLLCQLPKRFANSYDSNSALGAALQIAYKLMHQPGGRVTVFQTCLPNVGPGALKSRENPNDRSAKEIQHLGPATDFYKRLALECSGQQIAVDVFLLNSQYSDLATISGISKFSGGCLHHFPLFNSSKTQQVEQFKKCLERYLTRKIGFESVMRVRCTRGLAIHTFHGNFFVRSTDLLSLPNVNPDAGFGMQISYEESLTDTKTVCFQAALLYTSSKGERRIRVHTLCLPVTSSLSDVMHSADCQAIIGLISKMAVDRSLQTSITDARDAFINASVDVFSAFRVAQNLPTGSQGQLIAPTNLSLLPLYMLALLKHIAFRTGTSTRLDDRVFAMCELKTMPLDQLIRNIYPDFYHLDNLFYQATDDNEENKYDPPLLQLSAERLDSRSVFMLDTGLQILILVGTNVPPSILKNVFGISSVNEIPDQCYDLPTTGTPENEALHTFIEAISVDKPYTATIQIIRDSSPFRTTFTEKLVDDRSESSLSYYEFIQHLRSQVK